Proteins found in one Plasmodium gaboni strain SY75 chromosome 13, whole genome shotgun sequence genomic segment:
- a CDS encoding putative palmitoyltransferase — MVQIHDAKSPFLLPLYKVYESNNIFFCKGNIITGPNIFFLLFTYIIIIISVLPIYIITYFQIDSSFCLTVALVSLTIFFILVLFFLTTTAFCDPGIIPKRNYVDLSLPKGRTAFTTAKINGTIIKQYWCVNCNHFKEPRSKHCYTCNNCVSKFDHHCVWIGNCVGNRNYRRFFFFILNLSILSTIICFIFVGLFIQLCIKENGSLSFQPILYTIGEYPHITLYIIYTFPSSLLLINLFVYHLQMVLQNKTTYEDIQGLYSGDNPFDEGKFINLKKFLFTPVDKIKVEWKEIVKNITLLVILICQKYIIIFKTF, encoded by the exons ATGGTTCAAATACATGATGCAAAATCTCCTTTCCTGTTACCCTTATATAAAG TGTACGAAAGTAAcaacatttttttttgtaaaggaaatattataacagggcctaatatatttttccttctctttacttatataattataattatttccGTTTTgcctatatatataataac ATATTTCCAAATAGATAGTTCCTTTTGTTTAACCGTTGCTCTTGTTTCCCTGAcaattttctttatattagttttattttttttaacaacCACAGCATTTTGTGACCCTGGAAT AATACCTAAAAGGAATTATGTTGATTTATCATTGCCAAAAGGACGAA CTGCATTTACTACTGCAAAAATAAATGGAACAATTATAAAACAGTATTGGTGTG tTAACTGTAATCATTTTAAAGAACCTAGAAGTAAACATTGTTATACATGTAATAACTGCGTCTCGAAATTTGATCATCACTGTGTATG GATTGGTAATTGTGTAGGAAATCGAAATTATAGACgattcttttttttcattttaaatttatCGATCCTTTCAACaataatatgttttatattcGTTGGACTTTTTATC CAATTGTGTATTAAGGAAAATGGAAGCTTGTCATTTCAGCcaattttatatacaataGGAGAATATCCACACat aaccttgtatattatttataccTTTCCATCCTCCCTTTTgttaattaatttatttgtgTATCATTTACAAATGGTACTACAAAATAAGACAACCTATGAAGATATCCAGGGCTTATATTCGGGAGATAACCCATTTGATGAAG GgaaatttataaatttgaaaaagtttttatttacaCCCGTTGATAAAat cAAAGTCGAATGGAAAGAAATTGTAAAG aaCATAACTCTTTTAgtaatattaatttgtcaaaaatatattatcattttcaaaacgttttaa
- a CDS encoding putative membrane protein (conserved Plasmodium membrane protein, unknown function), with the protein MNNTGLKFFEKEKKIEIKEIEKKLINIHKLVLCNLVSSNNLLEKNKENILLYWKNCCLSVTDVKTNITLFFEKYYEHFTIYNETNILIGEYFIYLIIYFRNIKIKKNPLKIINFYIFTDTNNYNWKEKLIFHFLKNAFVHIKDKKKEKDYEDYYNCKTLIIEYLISNYHIFNNEHINKFFYIYILKYINDKLKIAFLKRNQNYLNIFANFLITYQINATIHFISKELLHIFFLISHNLRNILSNFPFDKDICTHVCLIYQQVKYIIIYYENIINESLNNKKCSDTLKNVGVYKINQNNNNRDNIIYNNYHDNEEHLSSYDIPSNNSELIKNEQGNINHKKNTEIIYNDYINENISNYHFIDDVTFENVISSNDNLKNEQNYPSIEECYTRLELTNNIKNLLNECNNIINEKKKENPFLILCKYRSILIIKYKNVKNTNIFENFDYFLLFFKIKNLLCSSTKNPFFIFLCIESINYWLQKSEKLNYVFEQGSKICSDNNICGDSNICSDNNICSDNNICSDNNICSDNNICSDNNICSEVEKVNLEELYRQNHLDVKENNISIEHISCNNMYDTLKDDTNYMMKEINSMNSISCNENDATIKINKNNASIKNNEQELRRYEDKRTFVIINYERYYSNEDIKKCKEIVFHIKLDEKLLSVEETLNINDLKLDFEILTYKEKIIFLKELYNFIMNSILIILKKYCWYNIKNIWNSCISIYEFLLSSKKNIFIKNDIYEHLTYIIFNQEKKRKYLCLSLLLNYFKNSMCEKNILEYLFYCFFRNDEYFMSSLYELIKQCIKHIFVHSEEKYLLYYIFIKNILLTEDLFMKTFYVKKFIELFYQNDNNYVSFILNKEYFKLKDYLDPEYGNSPSTSSKNDTIKLNYNYCNAKKQNYGIPKEKKNFIMLWDENYKCSNNMMNKNYFEFINIHLFEKVELCQIFFNECIEKKDDNIFLNYKIINLYKQKDIVINICEEEKKNKLKRYGLYNFHSIENIMYLELYTLCTLRKHQDLKIVNYKNDYFYQLNNDILLNVKTLKILLYHSNDEVTLSILTFICENKYLNICDLYLFLSFLNVSITDSSRASRDSYRKYISLFFEKFFIYYQRMIEFEKKTKNKKRNIIEKEKEIKITIDVENEKKNENIINDMNFIRNNKLNNFNEYSSSEKRVSNHNKLNTSYNESFYEFVSQNNNHTNMYANIFTFLYGNNIFYKNRDHMHSKDTFLKNSYLSCMCYTPNDKYINDKNYLFLYDSYLINIIFLLFKSINKDMCIESSIYSADILNIIFQYCTYFENINFFFFLYNIKTTWKELYIMSKELFFKTVSIILLKKHKFISLNNLFLPLMQSHKQVDHSFFAFLLQMCFMSLNNNNNNNNNFFLLDNINDKNKSMVFLKDNINIKFNETEPICVTDFFCHGITKDMDILNIKKSNMHMINYINYLFGGDDNIYSKKNINGINSNCNNHCINKNISSYNIYYDYINEHDDIFLIHTNIPLYILQNFICRIKKEHIIKLTKHKDIENNCMYKIAYYINEFILYLIENTQFNKMLDISTYYKFDEISLCKLNTYLNYDHLKLYEYIKNENEKIKNNSYLILLKIYICNILYYVINYLNFLFLNNSKNFFFDCRGHLIFEKENEKEATSIIIWLSIKYICSMITSIVDFCFKYNLTCDITRSEDKYINISQNIRVNEKNEKSCPKNDEPTTIKQNDNTKEEKHNKCITFFNNEEVHFIIQNLLCLLLYSKHVACQQYLADCLLNICRIIVIKSNEEMQSIPLFYIFIILHIFKNENIKKQNQMNHDNPSVTGSNKKDEKDKNLTKNNKLEESYMDIEKKEDVFIEQEKSLYTINKIDHEIDDKTNNNIYSNNNIERYNSDNTYYDQNLETLNRIISKLNNILMMSEEENMDINDILSMNFIKDGNKINIPNNSQNDKNIDNDNTSDTDDASYCNYNFNMNRKLNMLILDSKRVNINFLRKSNNMCLALGCLTKSYRIKEQYIIYNFIIKIILNYLYNGNNEYKKVICLNIIKHIYTTIDNKTLYEYINDIYNISLTYYKSNLFSLKNSSTSLYNILTKRLLSKLNSSYHVSSNMYYFCTGSKKRIFKNMNLTFFDILNSIHLLKVFLNVFIKKCKLLTNYFNNQNESKSYFDYSNFFAEFIPILIFLSNIIIFNNDDYFLLKSNKGDLASTNKIPECFFKNEKNKNNNIYKQEYNEENLIQKKYNHDKEKCTDYNNVNANNKNDTSDYINSNINIYFIFCDYLKKLFRYGNYFVQVLVCRIIVNVYLHIYLKLKKKNVIFNFLKNILINVIKNEIDSEGKMNEKNNNHTINSNHHNIDSNNHNIDSNNHNINNNNDNINNNNHNINNNNHNINSYNNPYLLLFIEFIRRIEFQYLIEENKKKFRKIFFQFLYIFLKSNTYTENFLILQILNILYNKISICINKNIVILLYNKLLSYNNDMFICVLVNEFLIKITKTVSNLVCLLDLYMYNKNEVFIESLLYNWFLNIKRNEKKIFKEKENSLSNTSNYSSFKFFYENCHNMVYPFLYIKQDDINMKACHQKNRVNNIEEYINEIEYERLDEKIYIYIYLLLFEIIDIYKNNMKIKKYCFKIILSVVEYISLENLIIFEKMKSYYIDNVHSHYLDKYIISYSYLICLKYFNKKMKEQYCKNTTTNRVSRNHFIQSIYDYINDEKKKYIKLSLPNGNIHPIDIFNYVYFYQLIFMNFFSLLYNKNSSTYSKYFVNAFLNYGIIDYDAEEIKNKENIYKMDKRVLPSAFFMRYQQIKDGKKNIYKKGHVGSDYSSVDKNNMSNGYDEMILNNENIIMKKGYSDENGMKKNKWINPKKDNNDKSDKCDDHNNDKSDKCDNHNNDKSDKCDNHNNDKSEDNNNYCSNYHILDTNLKYFKWYKQKQQQNIKKIVHNKIANQNITFDIIYIKNPLKYVRSYNLFTSFFIVLYSCLIYMLNDESELIRYKTKISVLSFMKRNVLHLSKNINYVTCSEFFIYYIIKHFKDISSSILIFCINQTKPCIKDEHYYKPLKLFDQEKYNLYINNISLNHMFIFYYIYNIMDIMEKKENITKQKNVVNNYKEDHKRINKINTEHNIIKRFYNNNNNINFVNSVVQPLTECNNNLLYQENNIVYSQNKEKEGVINFFTFLDTMDNQKKEVFINSINIKNFKHDIFEHDIYIRNIILYKNNFGLLKYRGTWKNIMNELLLLNHTNFNCSKENNNLWNEKNFIEIIISIIKMKCISKIKKSLDDYIHLFCFNKKVDFFDSNIIICFTNLINRVIILLINIYLFFNKHKIIIHYYNSFFYDQIMRIKCKVLSIYNNFILRKYEINPFLLKNVKLLLHLLSTSFLKNEDFFCDIYKVLYSLKNSI; encoded by the coding sequence atgaataatacaggcttaaaattttttgaaaaagaaaaaaaaattgaaataaaggaaattgaaaaaaaacTAATAAATATTCACAAATTGGTTTTATGTAATTTAGTTAGttcaaataatttattagaaaaaaataaagaaaatattttattatattggAAAAATTGTTGTTTAAGTGTAACAGATgtaaaaacaaatataaccttattttttgaaaaatattatgagcactttacaatatataatgaaacaaatatattaataggagaatattttatatatttaataatatattttagaaatataaaaataaaaaaaaacccattaaaaattataaatttttatatatttacagATACGAATAATTATAACTGGAAAGAgaaattaatttttcattttttaaaaaatgcatttgttcatataaaagataaaaaaaaagaaaaagattatgaagattattataattgtAAAACATTAATTAttgaatatttaataagtaattatcatatatttaataatgaacatataaataaatttttttatatttatatattaaagtatattaatgataaattaaaaattgcctttttaaaaagaaatcaaaattatttaaatatcTTTGCAAACTTTTTAATTACCTACCAAATAAATGCAACAATACATTTTATATCTAAAGaattattacatattttttttcttatttcacataatttaagaaatatattatcaaattTTCCATTTGATAAGGATATATGTACACATGTGTGTTTAATATATCAGCAagttaaatatattataatttattatgagaatataataaatgaatcgttaaataataaaaaatgttctgatacattaaaaaatgtaggagtctacaaaataaatcaaaataataacaacagagataatatcatttataataattatcatgATAATGAGGAACATTTGTCTTCTTATGACATACCAAGTAATAATTCagaattaataaaaaatgaacagggaaatataaatcataaaaaaaacacggaaattatatataatgattatataaatgagAATATTTCGAATTACCATTTTATTGATGATGTTACATTTGAAAATGTGATAAGCTCAAATGATAATCTTAAGAATGAACAAAATTATCCAAGTATCGAAGAATGCTATACACGTTTGGAACTcacaaataatataaaaaatttattaaacgagtgtaataatattattaatgaaaaaaagaaagaaaatCCTTTCTTAATATTGTGTAAATATAGAAGCATTTtgattataaaatataaaaatgtaaaaaatacgaatatttttgaaaatttCGATTATTTTCTCttgttttttaaaataaaaaatttattatgttcAAGTACGAAGAatccattttttatatttctttgTATTGAGAGTATAAATTATTGGTTACAAAAAAgtgaaaaattaaattatgtTTTTGAGCAAGGAAGTAAAATATGtagtgataataatatatgtggtgatagtaatatatgtagtgataacaatatatgtagtgataataatatatgtagtgataataatatatgtagtgataataatatatgtagtgataataatatatgtagTGAGGTTGAAAAGGTGAATCTGGAAGAATTATATAGACAAAACCATTTAGATGtgaaagaaaataatattagtATTGAACACATTTCatgtaataatatgtatgaTACTTTAAAGGATGAtacaaattatatgatgaaagaaataaataGTATGAATTCTATCTCATGCAACGAAAATGATGCTACaattaaaataaacaaGAATAACGCAAgcataaaaaataatgaacaGGAGTTGAGAAGATATGAAGATAAAAGAACATTtgttataattaattatgaaagatattattcaaatgaagatataaaaaaatgtaaagAAATAGTGTTCCATATAAAATTAGATGAAAAGTTATTAAGTGTAGAAGAAactttaaatattaatgatcTAAAATTAGATTTTGAAattttaacatataaagaaaaaataatatttttaaaagaattatacaattttattatgaatagcattttaataattttaaaaaaatattgttggtataatataaagaatatatgGAATAGTTGTATAAGTATATATGAGTTTTTACTTAgtagtaaaaaaaatatatttataaaaaatgatatatatgaacatttaacatatattatttttaaccaagaaaaaaaaagaaaatatttatgtctttctttattattaaattattttaagAATTCTATGTGTGAAAAAAACATATTGGAATAtctattttattgtttCTTTCGAAATgatgaatattttatgtctagtttatatgaattaataaaacaatGTATTAAACATATCTTTGTACATTctgaagaaaaatatttattgtattatatatttataaaaaatattttactAACAGAAGatttatttatgaaaacattttatgtaaaaaaatttatcgagcttttttatcaaaatgataataattatgtatCTTTTATTCTTAATAAGGAATATTTCAAATTAAAAGATTATCTTGACCCAGAATATGGAAATAGCCCTTCAACCTCATCAAAAAATGATACAATAAAATTAAACTATAATTATTGTAATGctaaaaaacaaaattatgGTATAccaaaagaaaaaaagaattttattatgttatgggatgaaaattataaatgttcgaataatatgatgaataaaaattattttgaatttataaatattcatcTATTTGAAAAAGTAGAATTGTgtcaaatattttttaatgaatGTATAGAGAAAAAggatgataatattttcttgaattataaaattattaatttatataaacaaaaagatattgttataaatatatgtgaagaagaaaaaaaaaataaattaaaaagatatggtttatataatttccattcaattgaaaatataatgtaCTTAGAATTATACACCTTGTGTACTTTAAGAAAGCATCAAGATTTAAAAATTgttaattataaaaatgattatttttatcaacttaataatgatattttattaaatgtaaagacattaaaaattttgttatatCATTCAAATGATGAAGTTACCTTATCCATTTTGACCTTTATATGTGagaataaatatttaaatatttgtgatttgtatttatttctGAGCTTTTTAAATGTATCTATAACGGATAGTTCTAGGGCTAGTAGAGATTcatatagaaaatatatttctttattttttgaaaaattttttatatattatcaaagAATGATAGAATTTGAGAAGAAgacaaaaaataaaaaaagaaatattatagagaaagaaaaagaaataaaaataacaattGATGTggaaaatgaaaaaaaaaatgaaaatataattaatgatatgaattttataagaaataataaattgaATAATTTCAATGAGTATAGTTCATCAGAAAAAAGGGTGTCaaatcataataaattaaatacaTCATATAATGAATCCTTTTATGAATTTGTTTCACAAAACAACAATCATACAAATATGTATgcaaatatttttacatttcTTTATGgtaacaatatattttataagaataGAGACCATATGCATAGTAAAGAtacttttttaaaaaatagTTATTTGTCTTGTATGTGCTACACACctaatgataaatatataaatgacaaaaattatttgtttttatacgattcttatttaattaatataatttttcttttatttaaaagtataaataaagatatgTGTATTGAATCATCTATTTATAGTGCagatattttaaatataatatttcaatattgtacatattttgaaaatattaattttttctttttcctttataatataaaaacaacatggaaagaattatatatcatgtcaaaggaattattttttaaaactgtgagtattattttattaaagaAGCATAAgtttatatcattaaataatttatttttaccACTTATGCAATCGCATAAACAAGTGGATCATTCCTTTTTTGCCTTTTTATTACAAATGTGTTTTATGtcattaaataataataataataataataataatttctttttactagacaatattaatgataagaataaaagtatggtatttttaaaagacaatattaatataaaatttaatgaAACAGAACCTATTTGCGTAACtgattttttttgtcaTGGTATTACTAAAGATATggatatattaaatattaaaaaaagtaatatgcatatgataaattatataaattacTTATTTGGGGgagatgataatatatattccaaaaaaaatataaatggtattaatagtaattgtaataatcattgtataaacaaaaacatttcatcttataatatatattatgattatattaatgaaCATGATGATATTTTCCTTATTCATACAAATATTCCattgtatatattacaaaattttatatgcagaattaaaaaggaacacatcataaaattaacaaaacataaagatatagaaaataattgCATGTACAAAATAgcatattatataaatgaatttattttatatttaatagaaaatacacaatttaataaaatgttaGATATCTCTACTTATTATAAATTTGATGAAATAAGTTTATGTAAattaaatacatatttaaattatgatcatttaaaattatatgaatatataaaaaatgaaaatgaaaaaattaaaaataattcttatttaatattattaaaaatttatatatgtaatatattatattatgttattaattatttaaattttctttttttaaataattcaaaaaatttcttttttgaTTGTAGAGGacatttaatatttgaAAAGGAAAATGAGAAAGAGGCCACTTCCATTATAATATGGTTATCAATAAAGTATATATGTTCAATGATTACATCTATTGTTGACTTttgttttaaatataatcTCACATGTGATATAACTCGCAGTgaagataaatatattaatataagtcaaaatataagagttaatgaaaaaaatgaaaaatcTTGCCCTAAAAATGATGAACCAACAACtattaaacaaaatgataatactaaggaagaaaaacacaataaatgtataaccttttttaataatgaagaagtacattttataattcagaatcttttatgtttattattatattcaaaaCATGTTGCTTGTCAGCAATATTTAGCTGATTGCTTACTAAATATCTGTAGAattattgttataaaaaGTAATGAGGAAATGCAATCTATTCCTTTgttctatatatttatcattttgcatattttcaaaaatgaaaatataaagaagCAAAATCAGATGAATCATGATAATCCTTCTGTAACTGGgtcaaataaaaaagacgagaaagataaaaatttaacaaaaaataataaattgGAAGAATCATATATGGACATAGAAAAAAAGGAGGATGTTTTTATTGAACAAGAAAAGAGTTTGTATacaattaataaaatagatCATGAAATAGATGATAAAACgaacaataatatttatagtaataataatattgaaagATATAATAGTGACAATACTTATTATGATCAAAATTTAGAAACGTTGAATCGAATTATCAGTAAGctgaataatatattgatgatgtcagaagaagaaaatatggATATCAATGATATACTGTCAAtgaattttataaaagatggaaataaaataaatataccAAATAATTCacaaaatgataaaaatatagataatgATAACACATCTGATACAGATGATGCTAGTTATTGTAATTACAACTTTAATATGAATAGAAAATTAAATATGCTAATATTAGACAGTAAAAGAgttaatattaattttttaagaaaatcaaataatatgtgCTTAGCTTTAGGTTGTTTAACAAAATCATATAGAATAAAAgaacaatatataatatataattttattataaaaattattttaaattatttatataatggtaataatgaatataaaaaggttatatgtttaaatataataaaacatatatatactactatagataataaaacattatatgaatatattaacgatatatataatatatctttaacatattataaaagtaatttattttcattaaaGAATTCAAGTAcatctttatataatatattaaccAAAAGATTATTATCCAAATTAAATTCTTCATATCATGTATCATcaaatatgtattatttcTGTACAGGTAGTAAAAAGCgaatattcaaaaatatgaatttaacattttttgatatattaaattctattcatttattaaaagtatttttaaatgtgtttattaaaaaatgcAAACTTTTAACgaattattttaataatcAAAATGAAAGTAAATcttattttgattattcAAATTTCTTTGCTGAATTTATACccattttaatatttctttcaaacataataatatttaataatgatgattattttttattaaaaagtaataaaGGAGATTTAGCATCAACCAATAAGATACCAGaatgtttttttaagaatgaaaagaataagaataataatatatataaacaagaatataatgaagaaaatttaatccaaaaaaaatataatcatgataaagaaaaatgtactgattataataatgttaatgcaaataataaaaatgatacaagtgattatataaatagtaacataaatatatatttcattttttgtgattatttaaaaaaattatttagatatggaaattattttgtacAAGTTTTAGTATGCAGAATTATTGTTAATGTCTATTTGCATATATATCtaaaattgaaaaaaaagaatgtgatctttaattttttaaaaaatattcttataaatgtgataaaaaatgaaattgATAGTGAAGGTAAAATGaatgaaaagaataataatcataCAATTAATAGTAATCATCACAATATTGATAGTAATAATCACAATATTGATAGTAATAATCACAacattaataataataatgacaacattaataataataatcacaatattaataataataatcacAATATTAATAGTTACAATAATCCTTATCTACTTTTATTTATCGAATTTATTCGAAGGATAGAATTTCAATATTTAattgaagaaaataaaaaaaaatttagGAAAATATTCTTTCAGTTTTTGTACATCTTTTTAAAAAGCAACACATATACAGAAAATTTCTTAATTCTgcaaatattaaatattttatataacaaaataagtatttgtataaataaaaatatagttattttattatacaataagttattatcatataataatgatatgtTCATATGTGTATTAGTTAATGAATtcttaataaaaataaccAAAACGGTGAGTAATTTGGTTTGTCTTTtagatttatatatgtataataagAATGAAGTTTTTATTGAATCCCTTTTATACAACTGGtttttgaatataaaacgaaatgaaaaaaaaatattcaaggaaaaagaaaatagTTTAAGTAACACATCAAAttattcttcttttaaatttttttatgaaaattGTCATAATATGGtatatccttttttatatataaaacaagacgatataaatatgaagGCATGTCATCAAAAAAATAGAGTGAATAATAtagaagaatatataaatgagATAGAATATGAAAGATtagatgaaaaaatatatatatatatttatttattattatttgagattattgatatatataaaaataatatgaaaataaaaaaatattgcttcaaaataatattatcagttgttgaatatatatctcttgaaaatttaattatatttgaaaaaatgaaatcatattatatagataatGTACATAGTCATTATTTAGATaagtatattatatcatatagCTATCTTATTtgtttaaaatattttaataaaaaaatgaaagaaCAGTATTGTAAAAATACAACTACCAATCGTGTTTCAAGAAATCATTTTATACAAAgtatatatgattatattaatgacgaaaaaaaaaaatatatcaaattaTCTTTACCAAATGGAAATATTCATCCAAttgatatttttaattatgtatatttttatcaactcatttttatgaattttttttcattattatataataaaaattccTCAACATATTCcaaatattttgtaaacGCATTTCTTAATTATGGTATTATTGATTATGATGCTgaggaaataaaaaacaaagaaAATATCTATAAAATGGATAAGAGGGTATTACCATCAGCATTTTTTATGAGATATCAACAAATTAAGgatggaaaaaaaaatatttataaaaaggGACATGTTGGAAGTGATTATAGTAGTGTggataaaaataatatgtcAAATGGTTATGACGAAATGATTTTAAATAACGAGAATATCATAATGAAAAAGGGTTATAGTGATGAAAATGGtatgaagaaaaataaatggATTAACCCAAAAAAggataataatgataaaagTGATAAATGTGATGatcataataatgataaaagTGATAAATGTgataatcataataatgataaaagTGATAAATGTgataatcataataatgataaaagTGAGGATAATAACAATTATTGTAGTAACTATCATATATTGGACACgaatttaaaatatttcaagTGGTATAAACAGAAACAacaacaaaatataaaaaaaattgtacataataaaatagcaaatcaaaatataacattcgatattatatatataaaaaatcCACTAAAATATGTAAGAAGCTATAATTTGTTCACTAGCttttttattgtattatatagttgtctaatatatatgttaaatgATGAAAGCGAATTAATTAGATATAAAACCAAAATTAGTGTCCTATCATTTATGAAAAGAAATGTATTACATTTATCAAAGAATATCAATTATGTTACTTGTTCtgaattttttatatattatattattaaacaTTTTAAAGATATCAGCTCATctattttaattttttgtattaatCAAACGAAACCTTGTATTAAAGATgaacattattataagcCATTGAAATTATTTGATCAAGAAAAGTataatttgtatattaataatatatcattgaatcatatgtttatattctattatatatataatattatggATATTATGGAGAAGAAGGAAAATATCACAAAGCAAAAAAATGTTgttaataattataaagaaGACCATAAAAGgattaataaaataaatactgaacataatataataaaaaggttttataataataataataatatcaattTTGTTAATTCAGTCGTTCAACCACTTACTGAATgcaataataatttattatatcaaGAAAACAATATAGTATATTCTCAgaataaagaaaaagaaggagtcattaatttttttacattCCTTGATACTATGGAtaatcaaaaaaaagaagtATTTATAAACAGTATAAATATTAAGAATTTTAAACATGATATATTTGAAcatgatatatatatacgtaatattatattatataagaataattttGGATTATTGAAATATAGAGGTACAtggaaaaatattatgaatgAATTATTGTTGTTAAACCATACAAATTTTAATTGTAGTAAGGAAAATAACAATTTGTggaatgaaaaaaatttcatagaaattattatatcaattataaaaatgaaatgtatttcaaaaattaaaaaaagtttagatgattatatacatcttttttgttttaataaaaaagtaGATTTCTTTGATTCaaacattattatttgttttactaatttaattaatagagtaattattttactaattaatatatatcttttctttaataaacacaaaattataattcattattataatagttttttttatgatcAAATAATGAGAATTAAATGTAAAGTATTATCTATTTATAATAACTTCattttaagaaaatatgaaattaatccatttcttttaaaaaatgtgaAACTTTTATTACACTTACTCAGTACCtcctttttaaaaaatgaggattttttttgtgatatatataaagttttatattctttgaaaaattctatataa